A window from Thermincola ferriacetica encodes these proteins:
- the surE gene encoding 5'/3'-nucleotidase SurE, whose translation MKILLSNDDGINAAGIQALREAMETVGEVVIVAPDRPKSASGHGITVHKPLRVDEIRYSNSSTKGYAVNGTPSDCVKLALEGLLTKRPDIVVSGINFGPNLGTDVLYSGTVSAALEGVIHGIPSIAVSLASYEKEDYTLAARAAIQVVKAVVEKGLPDETLLNINVPAVPEKEIKGITVTKLGKRIYKNTFEKRKDPRGRDYYWMAGEAVDLAGDPDTDINAVKRNEISVTPIVFDITNYQLIKKLQEWNLSLEG comes from the coding sequence ATGAAGATTTTATTGAGTAATGATGACGGCATTAATGCGGCAGGGATTCAGGCCTTGAGAGAAGCCATGGAAACTGTTGGGGAAGTGGTTATTGTTGCCCCCGACCGGCCCAAAAGTGCATCAGGGCATGGCATTACCGTGCATAAACCGTTAAGAGTTGACGAAATAAGGTATTCCAACAGTTCCACCAAAGGATATGCAGTTAACGGGACCCCCTCTGACTGTGTAAAGCTGGCCCTGGAAGGATTGCTTACGAAAAGGCCGGATATCGTGGTTTCCGGTATCAATTTTGGACCAAATCTGGGAACCGATGTTCTTTATTCGGGTACTGTTTCGGCTGCTTTGGAAGGAGTAATCCACGGTATACCTTCCATTGCTGTTTCTTTGGCCAGCTACGAGAAGGAAGATTATACACTGGCGGCCAGAGCAGCTATACAAGTTGTGAAAGCGGTTGTCGAGAAGGGTCTGCCTGATGAAACCCTGCTAAATATTAATGTTCCCGCTGTGCCAGAAAAGGAAATTAAAGGCATTACCGTCACCAAGTTGGGAAAAAGGATATACAAAAATACTTTTGAAAAGAGAAAAGACCCCAGGGGACGGGATTATTACTGGATGGCCGGTGAGGCAGTGGACCTGGCCGGAGATCCGGATACGGATATTAACGCTGTTAAACGTAACGAAATTTCCGTTACACCGATTGTATTTGACATTACCAATTATCAGCTCATAAAGAAGTTGCAGGAATGGAATCTTTCACTGGAAGGGTAG
- a CDS encoding YpmA family protein has protein sequence MDTNNENLEKANPNTEKKDKDKLELIAAKSFDEYDQMYKVIDFLNKTLKHKKVMFGLTKNTEKKTMTISIYEV, from the coding sequence ATGGATACGAACAACGAAAACCTTGAAAAGGCCAATCCAAATACTGAGAAAAAAGATAAGGATAAATTGGAATTAATTGCGGCTAAAAGTTTTGATGAATATGACCAGATGTACAAGGTAATTGATTTTTTAAACAAAACCTTGAAACATAAAAAGGTAATGTTTGGTCTGACCAAGAATACAGAAAAGAAAACTATGACAATATCTATATATGAAGTTTAA
- the folE gene encoding GTP cyclohydrolase I FolE, producing the protein MFDQQKLEQAVKMILEAIGEDPTREGLVDTPKRVARMYQEIFSGLEEDPKDHLKVLFTEDHEEMVLVKDIPFYSMCEHHLLPFFGRAHVAYIPRRGKITGLSKLARAVETIAKRPQLQERLTCGIAEAIMESLNPLGVLVVVEAEHMCMTMRGVKKPGSMTVTSAVRGLFKTQEATRAEAFALIRSQK; encoded by the coding sequence ATGTTTGACCAACAAAAGCTGGAGCAGGCCGTAAAAATGATTTTAGAAGCCATTGGAGAGGATCCTACCCGCGAGGGTCTGGTGGATACCCCCAAAAGGGTGGCCCGGATGTACCAGGAAATATTTTCAGGGCTGGAAGAAGATCCGAAAGATCACCTGAAGGTGTTATTTACCGAGGATCATGAAGAAATGGTATTGGTAAAAGACATCCCCTTCTATTCCATGTGCGAGCACCATCTACTGCCCTTTTTCGGGCGGGCTCATGTAGCTTACATTCCCCGTAGAGGGAAAATTACCGGCCTGTCCAAATTAGCCAGGGCTGTCGAAACTATTGCCAAACGGCCTCAACTTCAGGAAAGGCTGACCTGCGGGATAGCCGAAGCCATTATGGAAAGCCTTAATCCATTAGGTGTCCTTGTAGTTGTGGAAGCTGAGCATATGTGTATGACCATGCGGGGGGTCAAAAAACCTGGTTCCATGACAGTGACCTCCGCTGTGCGCGGTCTGTTTAAGACGCAGGAAGCTACAAGGGCGGAGGCATTTGCATTAATCAGGAGCCAAAAGTAG
- a CDS encoding DUF2225 domain-containing protein translates to MVSAFFEQVKTCPVCEKKFTVTRVRSSACYVMKRESDFNTIYRDVNPVHYTVWVCPHCQYAAPDKNFSDELRPAELERLKKGLALLRTNEPDFSGERTPAVALRSFELAIRTAQIRQAGPGFKASLYLRAAWICRELGKEEQEKEMLKEALNHYKESFEKEVNLASRLSDVRLMYIIGELNRRLGYLDEAIQWFSRAVMNKDIKHEPELERMLRDQWDLAREERKKVDSVPLKKQSKDSQFGDNQAEKTEEPSQPLTSATPKPRHRNKVKMFASIYTDQVEWLKEMSNFCYNKTQVLLGKEAVLRAVLDAIIEANIQIEGSDTEEGLKEQILSVIKK, encoded by the coding sequence GTGGTCAGCGCATTTTTCGAGCAAGTAAAAACCTGCCCGGTATGCGAAAAAAAGTTTACTGTTACCAGGGTAAGGAGTTCTGCCTGCTATGTCATGAAAAGAGAATCGGACTTCAATACCATTTACAGGGATGTCAACCCGGTCCACTATACCGTTTGGGTTTGTCCCCATTGCCAGTACGCGGCACCGGATAAAAACTTTTCCGACGAACTTCGCCCGGCCGAACTGGAAAGGCTAAAAAAGGGGTTGGCGCTCCTGCGCACCAATGAACCTGATTTTAGCGGCGAACGGACTCCGGCAGTTGCATTAAGGTCATTCGAGCTGGCTATCCGCACCGCTCAGATAAGGCAGGCGGGTCCGGGTTTTAAAGCCAGCCTCTATTTAAGGGCAGCCTGGATCTGCAGGGAATTGGGCAAAGAAGAACAAGAAAAAGAAATGCTAAAAGAAGCTTTAAATCATTACAAAGAATCTTTTGAAAAAGAAGTGAATCTTGCTTCCAGACTAAGCGATGTCAGATTAATGTACATTATCGGTGAACTTAACCGCCGCCTGGGCTATCTTGACGAGGCTATTCAATGGTTTAGCCGAGCAGTAATGAACAAGGATATTAAACACGAACCTGAGCTGGAAAGAATGCTGAGAGACCAGTGGGACCTGGCCCGTGAGGAAAGAAAAAAAGTGGACAGCGTACCGTTAAAGAAACAATCTAAAGATAGCCAATTCGGTGATAACCAGGCAGAAAAAACAGAAGAGCCATCCCAACCCCTGACTTCTGCCACCCCTAAGCCCAGGCACCGGAATAAGGTAAAGATGTTTGCCAGTATTTATACGGACCAGGTAGAGTGGTTAAAGGAAATGTCCAATTTTTGCTATAATAAAACCCAGGTACTGTTGGGAAAAGAAGCCGTTTTACGTGCCGTCCTTGACGCCATTATAGAAGCAAATATACAAATTGAAGGTTCTGATACCGAAGAAGGCCTGAAGGAACAGATACTGAGTGTAATAAAAAAATAG
- a CDS encoding GGDEF domain-containing protein: MKPLPENRSELFITRMRWLVVLGSPLLFYLSGLNTGLVLWGVVIGTALVNFYVHFYMLSQPISRNWSHLLSVLDTLFVSTMLFLRGQHQTDLHQLYYFLILVLGIRYGVKKYFGLVFVISIIYLAVSLTGAAFYRTGIDKVQLATQLIYFIAFGILASFILQREYEQQQEKEELIKELQAAYRQLSAYNAQVEEMATKDPLTELYNYRYFVGRLREEIQWAQKYNKPLSLILLDIDYFKQFNDTYGHPAGDAALKKAAKIFQENIRDRDIVARYGGEEFFVLLPDTAVDEAYLCAERIRKAIEKTDIKVEEKKATAKITVSAGVAALSTGTRTVKDLLQVVDQALYQAKKLGRNKTQIYRPEGF; this comes from the coding sequence ATGAAACCGTTGCCGGAGAACAGGTCCGAACTTTTCATTACCAGAATGCGATGGCTTGTCGTATTGGGAAGTCCGCTTCTTTTTTACCTTTCAGGTTTAAATACAGGCTTGGTTTTATGGGGCGTGGTAATTGGCACTGCTCTGGTTAATTTTTATGTTCATTTTTACATGCTGTCGCAGCCCATTAGCCGAAACTGGTCGCACCTTCTGTCCGTTTTAGATACCCTTTTTGTATCGACCATGCTTTTTTTACGGGGCCAACACCAGACTGACCTCCACCAGTTATACTATTTTCTGATCCTGGTATTGGGAATCCGTTACGGAGTAAAGAAATATTTCGGTCTTGTTTTCGTTATCAGCATTATTTACCTGGCCGTTTCCTTGACAGGCGCAGCTTTTTACCGTACCGGCATTGACAAAGTACAACTGGCTACCCAGTTAATTTACTTTATAGCTTTCGGTATCCTGGCCTCTTTCATTTTGCAGCGGGAATACGAACAACAGCAGGAAAAAGAGGAACTCATCAAAGAACTGCAGGCGGCATACCGCCAGTTATCTGCCTATAATGCACAAGTGGAAGAAATGGCCACCAAAGACCCTTTGACTGAATTATATAATTACCGCTATTTTGTTGGCCGTTTGCGCGAAGAAATCCAGTGGGCGCAAAAGTACAACAAACCTCTTTCCTTAATCCTGCTGGACATTGATTATTTTAAGCAGTTTAATGATACCTATGGCCACCCGGCAGGAGATGCCGCGCTGAAAAAAGCGGCCAAAATCTTCCAGGAAAACATCCGTGACCGCGATATAGTGGCCAGGTACGGCGGCGAAGAATTTTTTGTACTGTTACCGGATACTGCCGTCGATGAAGCTTATCTCTGTGCGGAACGAATCAGGAAAGCCATCGAAAAAACCGATATAAAGGTGGAAGAAAAAAAAGCCACTGCCAAAATTACTGTTAGCGCAGGTGTGGCAGCTCTTTCAACCGGGACCCGTACTGTTAAAGACCTTCTCCAAGTGGTTGACCAGGCCTTGTACCAGGCAAAAAAACTTGGCCGCAATAAAACACAAATTTATAGGCCCGAGGGCTTTTAA
- a CDS encoding tetratricopeptide repeat protein, whose product MLESKVSKEEFKPDPVGVLQKSALLARSIFSKPAYLTMAGFVYEALGEIDKAHENYLSALSMAPSWSIVHYRLGHVHLKKGQLREAARYFQRAAEIRNDKPKYFMWLGEVYSNLGSSDKTISSYNRALVLQPKSVKTLLAKGNCYYLERRVKEALSCYNTALIYDPKNKEALHAKGLCLIELGEYGEALECFLRLEQLKDNGPVLKANIGFCLSKVGYHKKAVEYYEEAEKAEYCTVDLLNNKGYSLVELGWYEMALVCYDRALEMAPKDVDLLSNKGTCLGKAGRHEEALACFDEALEIAPKDVTLINNKALCLDAMGRHEEALGFYEQALEIDPRNDILLLNKGECLAKMNKYDEALACFDRVIEFNPRHTGAWTSKGALMEELGRVKEAVDCYNSAFGLTGKAS is encoded by the coding sequence GTGCTGGAAAGTAAGGTTTCCAAGGAAGAGTTCAAGCCTGATCCGGTGGGCGTGCTGCAAAAGTCAGCCCTGCTGGCCAGGAGTATTTTCAGTAAACCGGCTTATCTTACTATGGCAGGGTTTGTATATGAAGCCCTGGGCGAAATAGACAAGGCGCACGAAAATTACCTGTCAGCTTTGAGTATGGCTCCTTCATGGTCAATTGTCCACTACCGGCTGGGACATGTCCACCTGAAAAAAGGCCAACTGCGGGAAGCAGCCAGATATTTTCAAAGGGCGGCCGAAATCAGAAATGATAAACCCAAATATTTCATGTGGCTGGGAGAGGTATACTCCAACCTGGGTTCATCGGATAAAACCATAAGTTCCTATAACCGGGCCTTGGTGCTGCAACCGAAATCTGTCAAGACCTTGTTGGCCAAAGGCAACTGCTATTACCTTGAACGGCGGGTGAAGGAGGCGCTGAGTTGTTACAATACAGCTCTTATTTATGACCCGAAAAACAAGGAAGCCCTGCATGCCAAAGGATTGTGCCTGATTGAACTGGGAGAGTACGGGGAAGCCCTGGAATGTTTCCTGCGGCTGGAACAGCTCAAGGATAACGGACCTGTTCTGAAGGCTAATATAGGATTTTGTTTAAGCAAGGTGGGTTACCACAAAAAAGCGGTGGAATATTATGAAGAAGCCGAAAAGGCGGAGTATTGCACTGTGGACCTGCTGAATAACAAAGGTTATTCCCTGGTGGAACTGGGTTGGTATGAAATGGCTCTGGTTTGTTATGACCGGGCGTTGGAAATGGCGCCAAAGGATGTGGACCTGCTGAGCAACAAGGGAACGTGCCTTGGCAAAGCCGGGCGGCATGAAGAAGCGCTGGCATGCTTTGATGAAGCCTTGGAGATTGCACCTAAAGACGTTACCCTTATTAATAATAAGGCCTTGTGCCTTGATGCCATGGGCAGGCATGAGGAAGCCCTCGGATTTTATGAGCAGGCACTGGAAATTGACCCACGCAACGATATACTGTTATTAAATAAGGGAGAATGCCTGGCGAAAATGAATAAATATGATGAAGCGCTGGCCTGTTTTGACCGGGTTATAGAATTTAACCCCAGGCATACGGGGGCGTGGACCAGTAAAGGGGCGCTCATGGAAGAGCTGGGCCGGGTAAAGGAAGCCGTTGACTGTTATAATAGCGCTTTCGGCCTCACGGGGAAGGCGTCGTAA
- a CDS encoding NAD(P)/FAD-dependent oxidoreductase — protein MRHVIIGFSAAGLAAVRAIRAADDRAEITVITEEPHSVYSRCLLTYYLSGRVREDQMFLLTEAEVKALNITLKTGVRAVQVRPSVKEVLLSNGETVKFDKLLLATGASAIVPRATFEGAGQIYTLRTLDDAKTLEQNLPIIKKAVVLGDGLVAVTTAQALGQRGIDVSLVGLAPHLLAGFLDQKAGKLIEECLARKVGIKFYSGKTINKVAKDAADNINEVELSDGSRLQADAVILAVGVRPNIEPVMNTPIKCDRGIPVNDYMETNIPDIYAAGDVAQKRKILAGAAELVPLWPAAVEEGKTAGMNMAGRRKKYTGALTMNSVNVGGLSIIAAGLSNGAGQELKIYEYLNAAKPEYRRIVFRDDKLVGFILLGSTEKAGILSALVKEQVDVSTYKDEICMGRINYPKLSASKFAGAL, from the coding sequence ATGCGACACGTTATCATTGGCTTTAGTGCCGCCGGATTGGCTGCCGTACGGGCTATCCGTGCAGCAGACGACAGGGCGGAAATCACCGTCATAACAGAGGAACCCCATAGCGTTTATTCCCGGTGCCTGTTGACTTATTATCTGTCCGGCCGGGTGAGGGAAGACCAGATGTTTTTATTGACCGAGGCTGAGGTTAAGGCTTTAAACATTACTTTGAAAACCGGTGTCAGGGCGGTACAGGTGCGGCCTTCTGTAAAGGAGGTGCTCCTGTCCAACGGGGAGACGGTTAAGTTCGATAAACTGTTGCTTGCCACAGGAGCATCAGCCATAGTCCCCAGGGCGACCTTTGAGGGAGCAGGACAGATTTATACCCTGCGGACCCTGGACGATGCCAAAACCTTAGAACAGAACCTGCCAATAATAAAAAAGGCGGTAGTTTTAGGTGATGGGTTGGTGGCGGTAACTACTGCTCAGGCATTGGGCCAACGAGGCATCGATGTATCTTTGGTGGGCCTGGCTCCGCATTTACTGGCGGGTTTTTTGGATCAGAAGGCCGGTAAGTTAATTGAAGAATGCCTTGCCCGGAAGGTCGGTATTAAATTTTACTCTGGAAAAACCATCAATAAAGTGGCCAAGGATGCGGCCGACAACATAAATGAAGTGGAGTTATCCGACGGTAGCCGCCTGCAGGCAGATGCTGTCATCCTGGCTGTCGGAGTTCGACCGAATATTGAACCGGTAATGAACACTCCTATTAAATGTGACCGGGGAATACCGGTTAACGATTACATGGAGACCAATATACCCGACATATATGCCGCCGGAGATGTGGCCCAAAAGCGGAAGATACTCGCCGGTGCAGCCGAATTGGTTCCTTTATGGCCTGCTGCTGTTGAGGAAGGAAAAACCGCCGGTATGAATATGGCCGGGAGGCGGAAAAAATATACCGGCGCCTTGACTATGAATTCCGTAAATGTGGGCGGCCTGTCCATTATTGCTGCGGGCTTAAGCAATGGGGCCGGTCAGGAGTTGAAAATATACGAGTACTTAAATGCAGCAAAACCGGAATACCGGAGAATTGTTTTCCGTGACGACAAGCTGGTTGGTTTCATACTGCTGGGAAGCACAGAAAAAGCGGGAATTTTGTCTGCCCTGGTTAAAGAACAGGTTGACGTATCGACATATAAAGATGAAATTTGTATGGGCCGAATTAATTATCCAAAATTGTCAGCGTCCAAATTTGCAGGTGCCTTATAG
- the cooS gene encoding anaerobic carbon-monoxide dehydrogenase catalytic subunit yields MSVKDVSIDPAVPGLLEKAENDGLETVWHRFASQQPQCGFGLLGICCRNCVQGPCRIDPFGEGPQKGICGANADLMVARNLLRSATGGAAAHIDHAYEAVEALYQAAVGKAPYEIKDEAKLKAVAGKLGISVDGKDKNTLAREVAEAAFADFANHGAAPMKWLTATAPAERVETWGKLGLLPKNPDREIRTAMHQTSMGVDSDPVNLILATVKMGLVDGYGGLHLATDIQDILFGTPSPVVSDANLGVLDADYVNIIIHGHVPLLSEKVVEWARKLENEAIAAGARGIKLAGICCTGNEVLMRQGVPLATNFLAQELAVTTGAVDAMVVDVQCIMPSLADITACYHTKLITTMPIAKVPGAEHVPFDIEKVDETARQIVRIAIEAFKNRDPEKVRIPGHRSKVVAGFSVEAVVGALAKLNADNPLKPLVDNIANGNILGACGVVGCNNAKVVQDSFHVALVKELLKNNVLVVATGCAAHALGKAGFLTPEATLQYAGDSLKAVLTAVGEAAGLKAPLPPVLHMGSCVDNSRIGDLLKALAAYLNVAVKDLPVAASAPEYQHEKAIAIGTWAVALGVFTHLGVVPPVLGSQVVAGALTGETAENLLGGKFYVETDPIAAAQGIIAHIKDKRAKLGI; encoded by the coding sequence ATGAGTGTTAAAGATGTTTCTATCGATCCGGCAGTTCCGGGATTACTTGAAAAAGCGGAGAATGACGGATTAGAGACTGTTTGGCATAGATTTGCAAGTCAACAGCCCCAATGTGGCTTTGGTTTGCTGGGTATTTGCTGTAGAAATTGCGTGCAGGGACCATGCCGTATTGATCCCTTTGGCGAAGGACCGCAAAAGGGCATATGCGGCGCCAATGCCGACCTGATGGTGGCCCGCAACCTGTTGCGTTCCGCGACAGGTGGGGCAGCGGCCCATATTGACCACGCTTATGAGGCAGTAGAAGCTTTATACCAAGCTGCCGTGGGGAAGGCGCCCTATGAAATAAAAGATGAGGCAAAATTAAAGGCTGTTGCCGGTAAATTAGGTATTTCTGTGGATGGAAAAGACAAAAATACCCTGGCCAGAGAAGTCGCGGAGGCAGCCTTTGCTGATTTTGCCAACCATGGCGCTGCGCCCATGAAATGGCTAACTGCCACTGCTCCCGCCGAGCGAGTGGAAACATGGGGTAAGCTGGGTTTATTACCCAAAAATCCTGACCGGGAGATCCGCACGGCCATGCACCAAACCAGCATGGGTGTGGATTCTGACCCTGTCAACCTGATCCTGGCTACGGTTAAAATGGGTTTGGTTGACGGCTACGGCGGACTGCACCTGGCTACTGATATTCAGGACATCCTCTTTGGGACACCCAGCCCTGTGGTATCGGACGCAAATTTAGGTGTGCTTGATGCAGATTATGTTAACATTATTATTCACGGTCATGTTCCCCTCTTGTCGGAAAAAGTGGTGGAGTGGGCCCGGAAGCTGGAAAACGAGGCCATAGCTGCCGGAGCAAGGGGGATTAAGCTGGCGGGAATCTGCTGTACGGGCAATGAGGTTTTGATGCGGCAGGGGGTACCCCTGGCCACCAACTTTCTGGCCCAGGAACTGGCTGTAACAACGGGAGCGGTTGATGCCATGGTGGTGGATGTACAGTGCATCATGCCGTCCCTGGCTGACATAACGGCTTGCTATCATACCAAACTGATTACGACCATGCCCATAGCCAAAGTACCCGGTGCCGAGCACGTGCCCTTTGATATAGAAAAAGTTGATGAAACAGCCCGGCAAATAGTGCGCATAGCTATTGAAGCTTTTAAAAACAGAGACCCGGAGAAGGTCAGGATTCCAGGTCATAGGTCCAAAGTAGTGGCCGGGTTTAGCGTAGAGGCTGTGGTAGGCGCCCTGGCCAAACTGAACGCTGACAATCCTTTAAAGCCGCTGGTTGATAATATTGCTAACGGTAATATTCTGGGAGCTTGCGGCGTAGTGGGATGCAACAACGCCAAGGTGGTGCAGGATTCCTTCCATGTAGCCCTGGTGAAGGAGTTATTGAAAAACAACGTGCTGGTTGTTGCCACCGGTTGTGCCGCCCATGCCCTTGGGAAGGCAGGTTTCCTGACGCCGGAGGCCACTTTGCAGTACGCCGGTGACAGCCTTAAGGCTGTACTGACTGCGGTGGGCGAGGCAGCCGGGTTAAAGGCGCCGTTGCCGCCGGTGTTGCATATGGGCAGTTGTGTGGATAATTCCCGTATCGGCGACTTGCTCAAAGCATTAGCTGCTTACCTGAATGTAGCCGTCAAAGACCTGCCGGTAGCAGCATCGGCCCCCGAATACCAGCATGAAAAGGCTATTGCTATCGGCACCTGGGCAGTGGCACTGGGAGTATTTACCCACCTGGGTGTTGTTCCGCCTGTACTGGGCAGCCAGGTGGTGGCCGGCGCGCTCACGGGAGAAACGGCCGAAAACCTGCTGGGTGGAAAATTCTATGTGGAGACTGACCCCATAGCTGCGGCCCAGGGAATCATCGCGCACATTAAAGATAAACGCGCCAAGCTCGGGATATAA
- a CDS encoding 4Fe-4S dicluster domain-containing protein, with protein MKQILVDVKRCLGCKSCEIACAVGHSVTKILFTAIVETHKPRKRVFVEQGNGLNFPVQCRHCEEPACVQACMAGALKKDAETGVVIHDADRCVGCWMCVMTCPFGALGQDKQGKVAVKCDRCSETGDPQCVKACPTKAIMYLPVDDFSKNRRVSYLTNIFYQEEGK; from the coding sequence TTGAAACAAATTCTTGTCGATGTAAAACGATGCCTTGGCTGTAAATCTTGTGAAATTGCCTGCGCTGTTGGACATTCGGTAACCAAAATCCTGTTTACCGCCATCGTGGAAACGCATAAGCCGCGGAAACGGGTTTTTGTTGAACAGGGGAACGGCCTGAATTTTCCTGTGCAGTGCCGGCATTGCGAGGAACCTGCCTGTGTGCAGGCGTGCATGGCCGGAGCTTTGAAGAAAGATGCGGAAACAGGTGTGGTTATACATGATGCCGATAGGTGTGTGGGCTGCTGGATGTGTGTGATGACCTGTCCTTTTGGCGCCCTGGGCCAGGACAAGCAAGGCAAGGTGGCGGTCAAGTGCGACCGGTGTTCGGAAACAGGGGATCCGCAATGTGTAAAGGCTTGTCCTACTAAGGCCATTATGTATTTACCTGTTGATGACTTCAGTAAAAACAGGCGGGTAAGTTATTTGACCAACATTTTCTATCAGGAGGAGGGGAAATAA
- a CDS encoding tetratricopeptide repeat protein produces MRESKENSLKQQVEFYKTAVANAPNDTAALLRLGYALAKSGMYREAEETYQKALAVEPDLYLAEYGLGYIYLKEKRYDDAVLRFQRAININPDYVQAYYRLGYLYWEIKDLDKSQELLKKVIALESNHAKAHFYLGKVHNTLGQWDKAKEYLEKAVAYNPDFDFAWYQLGLAFQGMNKTAEALAVFQKALEINPKLEYIYDQIGRIHWRTNNITEAIKNHRKAVQCSSKAAYLWKNLGISYIKNKQYWEAVAALHKSIQLNKRNPAAYYYLGYAYFCLQEKELAAKNFVAVLKRLPGHKKARQYLERTGYVKEITEKGVGPGLEEGQSLEEKILLLKKRWSQNTP; encoded by the coding sequence ATGAGAGAATCAAAGGAAAACTCCTTAAAGCAACAAGTGGAATTTTATAAAACGGCGGTGGCCAATGCCCCCAATGATACGGCGGCTTTGCTCCGGTTAGGGTATGCCCTGGCAAAATCCGGCATGTACAGGGAGGCGGAAGAAACCTACCAAAAAGCCCTGGCCGTGGAACCGGACCTCTACCTGGCGGAGTACGGGCTGGGTTACATATATTTAAAAGAGAAAAGATATGACGATGCCGTTCTTCGATTCCAAAGAGCAATCAATATTAATCCTGATTACGTACAGGCCTATTACCGGCTCGGTTATCTGTATTGGGAAATAAAGGACCTGGATAAATCCCAGGAACTTTTGAAAAAAGTTATTGCTTTGGAAAGTAACCACGCCAAGGCACATTTTTACCTGGGCAAGGTACATAATACCTTAGGTCAGTGGGATAAGGCGAAAGAATACCTGGAAAAGGCGGTAGCTTATAATCCTGATTTTGATTTTGCCTGGTACCAACTGGGCCTGGCGTTTCAGGGTATGAACAAGACGGCAGAAGCCCTGGCTGTTTTCCAAAAAGCCCTCGAAATAAACCCCAAGCTGGAATACATCTATGACCAGATTGGTCGCATTCACTGGCGTACCAATAACATCACTGAAGCAATTAAAAATCACCGGAAGGCTGTACAGTGCTCGTCCAAAGCTGCCTACTTGTGGAAAAACCTGGGTATTTCCTATATAAAAAATAAACAATACTGGGAAGCTGTAGCCGCTTTGCACAAATCCATCCAACTGAACAAGCGGAACCCGGCAGCTTATTATTACCTGGGGTATGCTTATTTTTGCCTGCAGGAAAAAGAACTGGCTGCCAAAAACTTTGTGGCCGTGCTAAAGCGGTTACCCGGCCATAAAAAGGCACGGCAATATCTGGAACGAACGGGTTATGTGAAGGAAATAACCGAAAAGGGTGTTGGTCCGGGGCTGGAAGAAGGCCAGTCACTGGAAGAAAAAATTCTCTTGTTGAAAAAACGCTGGTCACAAAACACGCCCTAA